One region of Limnospira fusiformis SAG 85.79 genomic DNA includes:
- a CDS encoding metal ABC transporter permease yields the protein MIVWEILIEPLQYGFMQRSLTIAILVGLICAVVGSYLMVQRLALLGDAISHSVLPGLAIAFILGFNIFVGAFIAGVFSTVLIEIIRTHSKIKEDAAMGIVFSGFFALGITLITIIQKDNKIDLNHFLFGNILGVTASDVRDTMIIAAIVLLVVFLIYKELLFYTFDPQGAEAAGLPVNLLNLGLMMLISLTIVASLKAVGVILVLSLLITPSATAYLLVNRLHNVMILGVLIGVGSSMSGMYLSYFYNLPSGPAIVLVASGLFLMAFLFSPSEGLLTHPVKISKEPPLLKEIKNLINR from the coding sequence ATGATAGTTTGGGAAATATTAATAGAACCTTTGCAATATGGTTTCATGCAGCGATCGCTCACTATTGCTATATTGGTGGGGTTAATTTGTGCCGTGGTTGGTAGTTATTTAATGGTGCAGCGGCTGGCTTTATTAGGGGATGCCATCAGCCATTCCGTTTTACCTGGATTAGCGATCGCCTTTATTTTAGGGTTTAATATTTTTGTAGGTGCGTTTATCGCTGGGGTATTCAGTACAGTATTAATCGAAATAATCCGCACCCACTCCAAAATCAAAGAAGACGCAGCCATGGGGATTGTTTTTTCCGGCTTTTTTGCTTTGGGGATTACTCTAATTACCATCATTCAAAAAGACAATAAAATCGACTTAAATCATTTTCTCTTTGGCAATATCTTGGGAGTTACAGCCTCCGATGTCCGGGATACAATGATTATTGCTGCTATTGTCTTATTGGTCGTCTTCCTCATTTATAAAGAATTATTGTTCTATACCTTTGACCCCCAGGGCGCGGAGGCGGCTGGCTTACCTGTGAACCTGTTAAATTTAGGGTTAATGATGTTAATTTCCTTAACTATTGTCGCCAGTCTCAAAGCCGTAGGAGTCATCTTAGTTTTATCCTTATTAATTACACCATCAGCCACCGCTTATTTATTGGTTAATCGTTTGCATAATGTGATGATTTTAGGGGTGTTAATTGGCGTGGGTTCTAGCATGAGTGGAATGTATCTGAGTTATTTCTATAACTTGCCTTCCGGTCCAGCCATTGTCTTGGTGGCTTCTGGTTTATTCCTAATGGCGTTTTTATTTAGCCCTAGTGAAGGACTGCTAACCCACCCGGTTAAGATATCCAAAGAACCGCCACTTTTAAAGGAAATCAAAAATTTAATTAATCGTTAG
- a CDS encoding ribonuclease catalytic domain-containing protein — translation MEKGTLVEFRHHGERRLAVVDRPEGKKHWILVDDQGNSHTVHPRQITYEVGGTTYRPADIPSFYEEIQPYLDPASLEIAWEILIEEGETVDPKGMALLLFSEETPAQCYASHLLLCNDKLYFKQKGDRYEPRPPNQVAEIKHQQEVEQQREQETQLFWQRVEQCLAGEVVEWRGSDRTRLDALERFALYGEEASHTGPALETLSSLNRPQTPSASFQLLVDLGIWSLHENLSLWRSQIPTQFPAKVLDVAQYYLQSPQPDPDQGHRFDLTHLKVYTIDDESTREIDDGVSLEFLEDGTQKIWIHIADPTRLITPGDELDLEARRRTTSVYLPTGMIPMFPPELATGPMSLVQGKICCALSFGVVLNEDGSLKDYSIHTSIIKPTYRLTYDDVDEMLHLGIKAEPEIEILGQLAKRRQQWRSSQGAISIYMPESMIKVEGDEVIVKLLDDSLSRQMVAEMMILTGEVAARYGQEHNLALPYRSQPQPELPPEEELLQLPAGAVRACALRRYMPRSEVSLTPARHASLALETYTQVTSPIRRYSDLLAHFQIKAHLRGDDPPFSVEQMQEMVMSLGPAVKEASKVERETNRYWSLEYLRRQTDEVWEAILLRWLREDSNLGLVMLEELGLELPMRFNRDIELGDRFEVKVTHSDPRQDVIQFQEIISPATEPAV, via the coding sequence GTGGAAAAGGGAACCTTAGTTGAATTCCGTCATCATGGGGAGCGCCGTCTCGCTGTGGTAGATCGCCCTGAAGGAAAAAAGCACTGGATCTTAGTTGATGACCAGGGAAATTCCCATACCGTTCATCCCAGACAAATTACCTATGAGGTAGGGGGAACGACTTATCGTCCTGCTGATATTCCCTCTTTTTATGAAGAAATACAACCCTATCTAGATCCAGCTAGTTTAGAGATAGCCTGGGAGATTTTGATTGAAGAGGGGGAAACAGTAGACCCCAAAGGAATGGCATTGTTGCTATTTTCGGAGGAAACTCCAGCCCAGTGTTATGCCAGCCACCTGTTGCTATGCAATGATAAACTCTACTTTAAACAGAAGGGCGATCGCTATGAACCTCGCCCTCCCAACCAGGTAGCAGAAATCAAACATCAACAGGAAGTTGAACAGCAACGGGAACAGGAAACCCAACTGTTTTGGCAGCGAGTTGAACAATGTCTAGCGGGAGAGGTGGTAGAATGGCGGGGGAGCGATCGCACTCGCCTTGATGCTTTAGAACGTTTTGCTCTTTATGGGGAGGAAGCATCCCATACCGGACCCGCCTTAGAAACCCTAAGCAGTCTTAATCGCCCTCAAACTCCCAGTGCCTCTTTTCAATTGTTGGTAGACTTGGGGATATGGAGTCTGCATGAGAATCTTTCCCTATGGCGCAGTCAGATCCCAACCCAGTTTCCCGCAAAGGTGCTAGACGTGGCTCAATATTATTTGCAATCTCCCCAACCTGACCCGGATCAAGGTCATCGGTTCGATTTAACTCATCTGAAGGTCTACACCATTGACGACGAAAGCACCCGCGAAATTGATGATGGAGTTAGCCTAGAATTCCTGGAAGACGGAACCCAAAAAATTTGGATTCACATTGCTGACCCTACTCGTCTAATTACACCGGGAGATGAACTAGACCTAGAAGCGCGGCGCAGGACGACCAGCGTTTACCTACCGACGGGGATGATTCCCATGTTCCCCCCAGAACTAGCCACGGGGCCGATGAGTTTGGTACAGGGTAAAATTTGCTGTGCCTTGAGCTTCGGGGTAGTGCTGAATGAGGATGGCAGCCTGAAGGATTATAGCATTCATACGAGCATCATCAAACCTACCTACCGCCTCACCTATGATGACGTGGATGAGATGCTGCACTTGGGTATTAAGGCTGAACCAGAAATCGAGATTTTAGGACAGTTAGCCAAACGTCGCCAACAATGGCGTTCCTCCCAAGGGGCTATTAGTATTTATATGCCAGAATCGATGATCAAGGTGGAGGGGGATGAGGTCATTGTTAAACTCCTTGATGATTCTCTGTCTCGCCAAATGGTGGCAGAAATGATGATTTTGACTGGGGAGGTAGCGGCTCGCTATGGTCAAGAGCATAATTTAGCATTACCCTATCGCAGCCAGCCTCAACCGGAACTACCCCCAGAAGAGGAGCTGCTGCAACTACCAGCCGGAGCGGTCAGAGCCTGTGCATTGCGTCGTTATATGCCTCGCAGTGAGGTTAGCTTAACTCCAGCTCGCCATGCAAGTTTAGCCCTGGAAACTTATACGCAGGTGACTTCCCCCATTAGGCGTTATAGCGATCTCTTGGCTCACTTCCAGATTAAGGCTCATTTGCGGGGAGATGATCCACCTTTTTCGGTGGAACAAATGCAGGAAATGGTGATGAGTCTCGGTCCGGCGGTGAAAGAAGCCTCGAAGGTGGAACGGGAGACTAACCGCTATTGGAGTTTGGAATATTTGCGTCGTCAAACTGATGAGGTCTGGGAAGCTATTTTGCTGCGGTGGTTGCGCGAGGATAGTAATTTAGGTTTGGTCATGCTGGAGGAATTAGGGTTAGAGTTACCAATGCGCTTTAACCGTGATATAGAACTTGGCGATCGCTTTGAGGTCAAAGTGACCCATTCTGACCCACGCCAAGACGTGATTCAATTCCAGGAAATTATTAGCCCAGCCACGGAACCAGCGGTTTAG
- a CDS encoding RDD family protein: MSSERSELSELVAPAFPRVPTWCRAIALGIDAFLVLLITGLLGLSGLVGFLVFMLLWIASRVFVVYRNYGQSLGRWALNMRVIDTRFHRTPQLLELSKREGVLGFFVFLALNGLGSLASGHAGVVLLLVPLIADGGTVLFDMAQYPQTFHDRLGETIVIGVQRGYSLDIRVKNWIDKMQQYLK; encoded by the coding sequence ATGAGTTCTGAAAGGTCTGAGTTATCTGAGTTAGTAGCCCCTGCTTTTCCAAGGGTTCCAACTTGGTGTCGGGCGATCGCATTAGGGATTGACGCATTTCTAGTGTTGTTGATTACTGGTTTATTAGGGCTTAGTGGCTTAGTCGGATTTTTGGTATTTATGCTGCTTTGGATAGCCTCACGGGTGTTTGTCGTTTATCGAAACTACGGACAGAGCTTGGGGCGCTGGGCTTTGAATATGAGGGTAATTGATACACGATTCCACCGAACACCGCAATTGCTAGAATTATCTAAGCGCGAGGGGGTCCTAGGGTTTTTTGTATTCTTGGCCCTAAATGGATTAGGCAGTCTGGCTTCAGGCCATGCCGGAGTTGTGTTATTATTAGTTCCCCTGATCGCTGATGGTGGAACTGTGCTTTTTGATATGGCTCAATACCCGCAAACTTTTCACGATCGCCTGGGCGAAACCATCGTTATTGGTGTTCAGCGAGGCTATTCTCTGGATATTAGAGTCAAAAATTGGATTGACAAAATGCAGCAATACCTGAAATAA
- the rpmG gene encoding 50S ribosomal protein L33: MAKGVRIVITLECTECRTNTDKRSKGVSRYTTTKNRRNTTGRMELKKFCTHCNKHTVHKEIK; this comes from the coding sequence ATGGCTAAAGGTGTTCGCATTGTAATCACGCTGGAATGCACTGAGTGTCGCACCAATACCGATAAGCGTTCTAAGGGTGTGTCACGGTATACAACGACCAAAAACCGTCGGAATACAACTGGCAGAATGGAACTCAAGAAATTCTGCACCCACTGTAACAAACATACGGTTCACAAAGAAATCAAATAG
- a CDS encoding metal ABC transporter ATP-binding protein, with protein MDTLKIAHNSFIKQVSADMSIIISNLGVQYRGIEALRDINLQVNPGRLTGIIGPNGAGKSTLLKAILGLIPATGSPAIFGERPLSQQRHRVAYVPQRSQIDWTYPATVWDVVMMGRVRQTGWFRGFSGVSRRLATQALQRVGMESYSARPIGQLSGGQQQRVFLARSLAQQAEVFCFDEPFAGIDQKTENVIFSIFRELAASGKIVLVVNHDLGKSITNFDDLILLNKELIAAGTREAVLTQENLDHAYGGRVMFFSDNAA; from the coding sequence ATGGATACTCTCAAAATTGCCCACAACTCCTTTATTAAGCAGGTTTCAGCCGATATGAGTATTATCATCAGTAACCTGGGGGTACAGTACCGAGGGATTGAAGCACTGCGGGACATTAATCTACAGGTGAACCCAGGACGGCTAACCGGAATTATTGGACCCAATGGTGCGGGTAAGAGTACCTTGTTAAAAGCTATTTTGGGGCTGATTCCTGCCACAGGAAGCCCTGCCATTTTCGGTGAACGTCCCCTGAGTCAACAACGCCACCGCGTCGCCTACGTCCCCCAGCGATCGCAGATAGACTGGACCTATCCCGCCACAGTTTGGGATGTAGTAATGATGGGAAGAGTCCGCCAAACTGGTTGGTTTAGAGGCTTTTCGGGAGTCAGTCGTCGCTTGGCTACCCAAGCCTTACAGCGGGTAGGAATGGAAAGCTATAGTGCGCGTCCTATTGGTCAACTTTCAGGAGGTCAACAGCAACGGGTTTTCTTAGCTAGATCTTTAGCGCAACAGGCGGAAGTTTTCTGCTTTGATGAACCCTTTGCGGGTATTGATCAAAAAACTGAAAATGTGATTTTTAGTATTTTCAGGGAGTTAGCAGCTTCCGGCAAAATTGTGTTAGTAGTTAATCACGACTTAGGTAAATCCATTACCAATTTTGATGACTTAATTCTGCTAAACAAAGAACTAATCGCCGCCGGAACTAGGGAAGCTGTCTTAACTCAGGAAAATCTTGATCATGCTTATGGTGGTAGGGTCATGTTTTTCTCAGACAATGCAGCTTAA
- a CDS encoding GNAT family N-acetyltransferase, whose product MSINFTQINSGNELKSAMAKGLYTTVHECFSAPPFNEKVTPEKVNFYFQKYIESGVLYLAYSDSNPMGFIAALPLAETANIGELEFFETWGYMNNQKVHLNSDLFTQQTGLSIDKLYYVADLGVAINYRQQGIATGLFKTLFGHLSDHIGYILRTTANPEYAYLPEFYQKLGFKMIPISQSVEYYHFKNELIQDSRLILVKLPND is encoded by the coding sequence ATGAGCATTAATTTTACACAAATTAACTCTGGGAATGAACTTAAATCAGCCATGGCTAAAGGTCTTTATACTACTGTCCATGAGTGTTTTTCTGCTCCCCCTTTTAACGAAAAAGTAACCCCAGAAAAAGTCAATTTTTACTTTCAAAAATATATTGAATCCGGGGTTTTATACTTGGCTTATTCTGACTCAAACCCCATGGGATTTATTGCGGCACTCCCCTTAGCTGAAACCGCCAATATAGGAGAGTTAGAATTTTTTGAGACTTGGGGATATATGAATAACCAAAAAGTTCATCTAAATTCTGATTTATTCACTCAGCAAACCGGACTCAGCATTGATAAATTATACTATGTCGCTGATTTAGGTGTAGCCATTAATTACCGTCAGCAAGGTATCGCCACAGGACTGTTTAAAACCTTATTTGGTCATTTATCAGATCACATTGGTTATATCTTGAGAACTACAGCCAACCCTGAATATGCTTATTTACCTGAGTTTTATCAAAAGTTGGGGTTTAAAATGATACCAATTAGCCAAAGTGTTGAGTATTATCATTTTAAAAATGAATTAATCCAGGATAGCCGTTTAATTTTAGTGAAATTACCTAACGATTAA
- a CDS encoding metal ABC transporter solute-binding protein, Zn/Mn family — MARPMAKGLGVVGLLCGLLLGGCQSPSVVSTGDEMPKVVSTTTIIADLTEAIASDQIQHTSLLQPGVDPHIYEPVPQDSIALENADLILYNGHNLEPGLIRLIEAVGERAIRVAVAEFITPLTIEENGEVEPDPHVWGNVENAIVMVEVIRDELIALSPDDRQIFMDNAEQLIEELEKLHIWIGEQIATIPSDRRYLVTTHDAFQYYAAAYGLTVPGTLIGISTEEQPSAQTVRNLAEEIRRLGIPAIFAETTLNPQLIRAVAEEAGVELAPQELYSDSIGAPGSEGDSYVRMMQANTRAIVEALGDN, encoded by the coding sequence ATGGCTAGACCAATGGCTAAGGGGTTAGGTGTAGTTGGGTTATTGTGTGGGTTGTTGCTGGGGGGTTGTCAGTCGCCGTCGGTGGTTTCTACTGGGGATGAAATGCCGAAAGTGGTATCTACTACCACTATTATTGCCGATTTAACTGAAGCGATCGCCTCTGACCAAATTCAACATACCAGTCTTTTACAGCCGGGGGTAGATCCTCATATTTATGAACCTGTCCCCCAGGATAGTATAGCCTTAGAAAACGCTGACCTAATTCTGTATAATGGTCATAATTTGGAACCAGGTTTAATTAGGTTAATTGAAGCGGTGGGAGAAAGGGCCATAAGAGTGGCAGTTGCTGAGTTTATCACTCCCTTAACTATTGAAGAAAATGGAGAGGTAGAACCGGATCCCCATGTGTGGGGAAATGTGGAAAATGCGATCGTCATGGTTGAGGTAATTCGGGATGAATTAATAGCACTATCCCCAGATGATCGGCAGATATTTATGGATAATGCGGAACAGCTTATTGAGGAGTTGGAAAAACTCCATATTTGGATTGGTGAACAAATTGCCACAATTCCTAGCGATCGCCGTTATCTGGTCACCACCCATGATGCTTTTCAATATTACGCCGCCGCCTATGGTTTAACTGTACCCGGAACCTTAATAGGTATCAGCACCGAAGAACAACCTAGCGCCCAAACTGTGCGGAATTTAGCAGAGGAAATCCGCCGCCTAGGAATCCCTGCTATTTTTGCAGAAACTACACTTAATCCCCAATTAATTAGGGCGGTTGCGGAAGAAGCCGGGGTGGAATTAGCCCCCCAAGAATTATATTCAGATTCTATTGGCGCACCTGGTTCCGAAGGGGATAGTTATGTTAGGATGATGCAAGCCAATACTAGGGCGATCGTAGAAGCCCTCGGCGACAACTAA
- a CDS encoding NF038130 family PEP-CTERM protein: MTHLYYGGARTSLIGEVNGQTLTISSLNAFDWFTTADGGFTNQYGSDNLANRWFGELLDNYQPDLGRIGRRNAFNAFFGMYGFERASDPNISYIESDRNGIEIGLAGHMDLGNVYGDWFAGWQASEVLRYEYDGVVDYLWSFSATATGLTEYTDGTSHNGLYKVFIPTGDVPSVPEPSTMLGLMAVGGLFAASSRKSRKNS; the protein is encoded by the coding sequence ATAACTCATCTTTACTATGGTGGTGCAAGGACCAGCCTGATTGGTGAAGTTAACGGCCAAACCCTGACTATCAGTAGCCTCAACGCCTTCGATTGGTTCACAACTGCTGATGGTGGCTTCACGAACCAATATGGCTCTGACAACTTAGCTAACCGCTGGTTTGGTGAGTTATTGGACAACTACCAACCTGATTTAGGAAGAATCGGTAGAAGAAATGCCTTTAATGCGTTTTTCGGTATGTATGGCTTTGAACGCGCCAGCGACCCCAACATCTCCTACATTGAAAGCGATCGAAACGGCATTGAAATCGGTTTAGCCGGACATATGGACTTAGGTAATGTCTACGGAGACTGGTTTGCAGGTTGGCAGGCTAGTGAAGTTCTCAGGTATGAATATGACGGAGTAGTTGATTATCTGTGGAGTTTCAGTGCTACTGCTACTGGACTAACTGAGTACACTGATGGAACTTCCCACAACGGTCTTTACAAAGTCTTCATTCCTACAGGTGACGTGCCTTCTGTTCCTGAACCTTCCACTATGTTAGGTCTGATGGCTGTTGGCGGTTTGTTTGCAGCCTCTTCCCGCAAGTCTCGGAAAAATAGCTAA
- the rpsR gene encoding 30S ribosomal protein S18, whose translation MSYFRRQVSPIDPKTPIDYKNIELLKKFMTERGKILPRRITGLTCKQQRDLTKAIKRARILAMLPFVNKEG comes from the coding sequence ATGAGCTATTTCCGTCGCCAAGTTTCGCCCATTGATCCCAAAACCCCCATTGATTATAAAAACATCGAGTTGTTGAAAAAGTTTATGACCGAACGGGGCAAAATTCTACCCCGCCGCATTACCGGTTTAACCTGTAAACAACAACGAGACCTGACAAAAGCGATCAAACGGGCTAGAATTTTAGCCATGCTGCCCTTTGTCAATAAAGAAGGCTGA